A section of the Flavobacterium ardleyense genome encodes:
- a CDS encoding phospho-sugar mutase produces MHIPETILKSVNEWLTPTFDAKTQAEVIDMMTSAPKELEDSFYKNLEFGTGGMRGIMGAGTNRINKYTLGKNTQGIADYMHKVFPTEKLKVAIAYDCRHNSDTLAKTVADVFCANGIEVYLFSEMRPTPELSFAVKKLNCQCGIVLTASHNPPEYNGYKVYWQDGGQLVPPQDAEIISTIDALAYEDIKFDENLDLLHYIDTEVDDAFIASSIKNASFDTPQAAKDNLKIVFTSLHGTSIKLMPQTLERAGYKDVHIVAEQAVPNGDFPTVKSPNPEEPEALTMAMDLAKEINADIVIGTDPDSDRLGVAVRDASGDLILLNGNQAMVLMTAFLLEQWKKNGKLDGRQFVASTIVSTPMIMELASAYGVDFKVGLTGFKWIAKMIKDFPEQQFIGGGEESFGYMVGDAVRDKDAIAATLLACEMAAQAKAAGNSIYEYLQQLYVDYGFYKEFLVSMTKKGIEGAAEIKQMMIDLRENPLREINGERVVMVEDYLNSTALNLISDETEALNIPKSDVLIYYTGDGSKIAARPSGTEPKIKFYVSVNTAIESLEELADAEIFLDQKIKNILLDFKIN; encoded by the coding sequence ATGCATATACCAGAGACAATTTTAAAGAGTGTAAATGAGTGGTTAACTCCAACTTTTGATGCCAAAACACAGGCAGAAGTGATTGATATGATGACTTCGGCACCGAAAGAGCTTGAGGATAGTTTTTATAAAAACCTAGAATTTGGTACTGGCGGAATGCGCGGAATTATGGGTGCAGGCACCAACCGAATCAATAAATATACACTTGGAAAAAATACTCAAGGAATTGCAGATTATATGCATAAAGTTTTTCCGACTGAGAAACTAAAAGTAGCAATTGCCTATGATTGCAGGCATAATAGTGATACTTTGGCAAAAACGGTGGCTGATGTTTTTTGTGCAAATGGTATAGAAGTGTACCTATTTTCGGAAATGCGACCTACACCAGAATTGAGTTTTGCAGTAAAAAAACTGAATTGCCAATGTGGGATTGTACTTACAGCTTCGCACAATCCACCAGAATATAATGGATACAAAGTGTATTGGCAAGACGGTGGACAGTTAGTGCCACCGCAGGATGCAGAGATTATTAGTACAATTGATGCGCTTGCTTACGAGGATATTAAGTTTGACGAAAATCTAGACTTATTACACTATATAGATACTGAAGTTGATGATGCCTTTATCGCTTCATCTATAAAAAATGCGAGTTTTGACACACCTCAAGCGGCAAAAGATAATTTGAAAATTGTTTTTACTTCGCTTCACGGGACGTCAATAAAATTAATGCCGCAAACTCTAGAAAGAGCGGGTTATAAGGATGTGCATATTGTGGCGGAGCAGGCAGTTCCTAACGGGGATTTCCCGACGGTAAAATCGCCAAATCCTGAGGAACCAGAGGCTTTGACCATGGCAATGGACCTTGCCAAAGAGATAAATGCAGATATTGTAATTGGAACAGATCCCGATTCTGACCGTCTTGGTGTTGCTGTTCGAGACGCTTCTGGCGATCTAATTTTGCTCAACGGAAATCAAGCGATGGTTTTGATGACCGCGTTTTTATTGGAGCAATGGAAGAAAAACGGAAAACTTGACGGAAGACAATTTGTGGCTTCGACAATTGTTTCGACTCCCATGATTATGGAACTTGCTTCGGCTTACGGTGTTGATTTTAAAGTTGGTTTGACCGGTTTTAAATGGATTGCGAAGATGATTAAAGACTTTCCTGAGCAGCAATTTATTGGTGGCGGAGAAGAAAGTTTTGGCTATATGGTGGGCGATGCCGTTCGCGATAAAGATGCAATTGCTGCAACGTTATTAGCTTGCGAAATGGCTGCTCAAGCAAAAGCGGCCGGAAATAGTATTTACGAATACTTGCAACAGCTTTATGTAGATTACGGTTTTTATAAAGAGTTTTTGGTTTCGATGACTAAAAAAGGAATTGAAGGCGCTGCCGAAATCAAGCAAATGATGATTGACTTACGCGAGAATCCATTGCGTGAAATTAATGGTGAACGAGTGGTAATGGTCGAAGATTACTTAAATAGCACGGCATTGAATCTAATCAGTGATGAAACTGAAGCTTTAAATATTCCGAAATCTGATGTGCTAATTTATTACACTGGCGATGGTAGTAAAATTGCTGCTCGACCAAGTGGTACGGAGCCAAAAATTAAATTTTACGTAAGTGTGAATACGGCTATCGAATCTCTTGAAGAATTGGCTGATGCCGAAATTTTCCTTGACCAAAAAATCAAAAATATCCTGTTGGATTTTAAAATTAATTAA
- a CDS encoding DUF4199 domain-containing protein — translation MKDITTQSPAKAGLFLGLIFGLIMIFETVIGYVMDINPVSYPTYGLVLNFLNFLILPLILIYLGCINFRKMNGGYASFGECLKVGVTICVIAGLIAGVFTVVFNAIFPEYVEELMRKTRSVMLSDNSDMTEEQVDMAISVTRKFMSPFIAIPSTIAIYAFIGLLYSLIIGAIVKRDRNQSF, via the coding sequence ATGAAAGACATTACTACTCAATCTCCTGCAAAAGCTGGCTTATTTCTAGGTTTAATATTCGGTCTGATTATGATCTTTGAAACAGTCATTGGGTACGTAATGGATATAAATCCAGTCTCTTACCCCACTTACGGACTTGTTTTGAATTTTTTAAACTTTTTAATACTTCCACTAATCTTAATTTATCTAGGTTGTATAAACTTTAGAAAGATGAACGGTGGATATGCAAGTTTTGGCGAATGTCTAAAAGTTGGAGTAACTATCTGTGTAATTGCTGGGCTAATTGCTGGTGTATTTACAGTGGTTTTTAATGCAATTTTTCCAGAATATGTTGAAGAACTGATGAGAAAGACTCGTTCGGTAATGCTAAGCGATAATTCCGACATGACCGAAGAGCAAGTAGATATGGCAATTTCTGTTACTCGTAAGTTTATGAGTCCCTTTATTGCAATACCTTCTACAATCGCAATTTATGCATTTATAGGTTTACTTTACTCGCTAATTATAGGTGCAATCGTAAAGAGAGATCGCAACCAAAGTTTCTAA
- a CDS encoding type B 50S ribosomal protein L31, with the protein MKKGIHPENYRLVAFKDMSNEDVFITKSTADTKETIMHDGVEYPVVKMEISRTSHPFYTGKSKLIDTAGRIDKFKTKYAKHAK; encoded by the coding sequence ATGAAAAAAGGAATTCACCCAGAAAATTACAGATTAGTTGCATTTAAAGACATGTCAAACGAAGATGTTTTTATTACTAAATCTACAGCAGACACAAAAGAAACTATTATGCACGATGGTGTTGAATACCCAGTAGTGAAAATGGAGATCTCTAGAACTTCTCACCCATTTTATACAGGTAAATCTAAACTTATCGATACTGCAGGACGTATTGATAAATTTAAAACAAAATACGCAAAACACGCGAAATAA
- a CDS encoding CREC-EF hand family protein — protein sequence MTKIVLLLSGLMLLALTSCTEKAEKPKVIYDSSKKAAVVPQVDTTQIEIADLPILISGTNYLIHPIGDVRVFKGSKGYVNSSSAGVSYTISNYSEFEITGYLRNFKFQQIDSDSISALTDKRVLIQSATCVIPSFDRNKQVMIYSLADMDTNKDGKLDDNDIKTLYISTVSGQRFTKLSVDYEEVIDWKFIENKGRIYFRTIEDTNKNGEFDKDDVVHYNYADLNNDEWKVTSYKPV from the coding sequence ATGACAAAAATAGTTTTACTCTTATCAGGATTGATGCTACTAGCGCTCACATCTTGTACAGAAAAGGCCGAAAAGCCAAAAGTAATTTACGATTCTAGCAAAAAAGCCGCAGTCGTTCCTCAGGTTGATACTACTCAAATAGAAATTGCCGATTTGCCAATCTTAATTAGCGGAACAAATTACCTAATTCATCCAATTGGAGATGTTCGAGTTTTTAAAGGCTCAAAAGGATATGTTAATAGTAGTAGCGCGGGTGTAAGTTATACTATATCAAACTATAGTGAATTTGAAATTACAGGATACTTAAGAAATTTCAAGTTTCAACAAATTGACTCAGATTCTATCTCAGCACTTACAGACAAACGTGTACTAATTCAAAGTGCCACCTGTGTTATTCCAAGTTTTGACCGAAATAAGCAAGTGATGATTTATTCTCTCGCCGACATGGATACTAATAAAGATGGTAAGTTGGATGACAATGACATTAAAACGCTTTATATTAGTACGGTTTCAGGTCAGCGATTTACAAAACTTTCTGTAGATTATGAAGAAGTAATTGATTGGAAATTTATCGAAAATAAAGGTAGGATTTACTTCCGAACCATCGAAGACACCAATAAAAATGGGGAATTTGATAAAGACGATGTTGTGCATTACAACTACGCAGATCTAAATAATGATGAGTGGAAAGTTACATCTTATAAACCAGTATAA
- a CDS encoding glycosyltransferase family 2 protein: MNLSIVIPLLNEDESLQELHDWIVKVMHANGFSYEVIFIDDGSTDRSWKVIEDLISLNPNIKGIRFLRNYGKSQALHAGFARAKGDVVITMDADLQDNPEEIPEMYHLIKEENYDLISGWKKKRYDSVMSKNLPSKLFNWAARKTSGVKLNDFNCGLKAYKNVVVKNIEVSGEMHRYIPVLAKNAGYGKIGEKVVKHQARKYGETKFGMNRFVNGFLDLITIWFLSRFGKRPMHLFGAMGSIMFIIGLVSAGFIGINKLIRLYNDLPTILVSSNPWFYISLVTMIIGTQFFLAGFLGEIILRSKGHQDRYKIVESSNIAELQE; encoded by the coding sequence ATGAATTTATCTATAGTAATCCCTTTACTTAACGAAGACGAATCGCTGCAGGAATTGCACGATTGGATTGTTAAAGTAATGCACGCCAACGGTTTTTCGTACGAAGTAATCTTTATAGACGACGGAAGTACGGACAGATCTTGGAAAGTTATTGAAGATCTTATTTCACTGAATCCTAATATAAAAGGAATTCGGTTTTTACGTAATTACGGAAAATCGCAAGCTCTGCATGCCGGTTTTGCGCGGGCCAAAGGCGATGTAGTCATTACTATGGACGCTGACCTGCAAGACAATCCAGAGGAAATTCCAGAAATGTACCATCTTATTAAGGAAGAAAATTACGATTTGATTTCGGGCTGGAAAAAGAAACGCTACGACTCGGTGATGTCAAAGAATCTACCTTCCAAATTATTTAATTGGGCAGCGCGAAAAACATCTGGCGTAAAACTCAATGATTTTAACTGCGGATTGAAAGCTTATAAAAATGTAGTTGTAAAAAACATTGAAGTTTCTGGCGAAATGCACCGCTATATACCTGTATTGGCAAAAAATGCCGGCTACGGAAAAATTGGCGAGAAGGTTGTAAAACATCAAGCTCGGAAATATGGTGAGACAAAATTTGGAATGAACCGTTTTGTAAATGGTTTTCTAGATTTAATTACCATCTGGTTTTTAAGTAGATTCGGAAAACGTCCTATGCACCTTTTTGGCGCTATGGGATCCATTATGTTTATCATAGGACTTGTATCGGCAGGATTTATTGGAATTAATAAACTAATCAGGTTGTACAATGACCTGCCAACGATATTGGTGAGCAGCAATCCTTGGTTTTATATTTCACTCGTAACGATGATTATTGGAACACAATTTTTTCTTGCGGGTTTTCTTGGCGAAATTATTCTACGAAGCAAAGGACATCAAGATCGATATAAAATAGTGGAAAGTAGCAATATTGCCGAACTGCAGGAATAG
- a CDS encoding GlmU family protein, whose protein sequence is MNYILFDGPARNALLPFTFTRPVADIRVGILTIREKWEKYLQTTTTSVTEQYLSMKYPMVEMPENIMINASYLPNDILVEMIKNLEQNQAIFKDDQVIAFFTTDDQEDVDFDTYEAIEFDQDCLTIEHTWDIFQKNDAALREDFILLTQGEQSERIPKSVNAINPENIFIEEGASLEFVTLNASTGPIYIGRNSEIMEGSVIRGPFALCEGAQVKLGTKVYGATTVGPHSRIGGEVNNSVLFGYSNKGHDGFLGNSVLGEWCNIGADSNNSNLKNNYEEVKLWSYETEGFAKTGLQFCGLMMGDHSKCGINTMFNTGTVVGVSTNIFGSGFPRNFVPSFSWGGASGFSTYLTKKAFETTRIVMARRGIEFDDKEQYILEHVFEETRKWRKD, encoded by the coding sequence ATGAATTACATTCTATTTGACGGGCCGGCTAGAAATGCGCTATTGCCTTTTACATTTACCAGACCAGTTGCGGATATTCGCGTGGGGATTTTGACAATTCGCGAGAAATGGGAGAAATATTTGCAAACGACAACCACTTCGGTGACCGAGCAATATTTGTCCATGAAGTATCCGATGGTCGAAATGCCGGAGAATATTATGATTAATGCATCGTATTTGCCGAACGATATTTTGGTGGAAATGATTAAAAATCTTGAACAAAATCAAGCTATTTTTAAAGACGATCAGGTGATTGCATTTTTTACTACCGACGATCAAGAAGATGTAGATTTTGACACTTACGAAGCCATTGAATTTGACCAAGATTGCCTGACGATTGAGCATACTTGGGATATTTTTCAGAAAAACGATGCCGCTTTACGCGAAGATTTTATTTTGCTAACTCAAGGTGAACAATCAGAGCGAATTCCGAAAAGTGTGAATGCAATTAATCCAGAGAATATTTTTATTGAAGAAGGGGCATCTCTTGAATTTGTTACTTTAAATGCTTCGACTGGACCTATATATATAGGACGCAACAGCGAAATTATGGAGGGATCTGTAATTCGTGGGCCTTTTGCACTTTGCGAAGGTGCGCAAGTAAAGTTGGGGACAAAAGTGTACGGTGCCACTACGGTTGGTCCACATTCTCGCATTGGTGGTGAAGTAAATAATTCGGTACTTTTTGGATATTCTAACAAAGGACACGATGGATTTTTAGGAAATAGTGTGCTTGGCGAATGGTGCAATATTGGTGCGGATTCTAATAATTCCAACTTGAAGAATAATTACGAAGAAGTGAAATTATGGAGCTATGAAACTGAAGGTTTCGCCAAAACAGGACTTCAATTTTGCGGTTTGATGATGGGTGATCACAGTAAATGTGGTATTAATACCATGTTTAATACCGGAACTGTGGTTGGTGTGAGTACGAATATCTTCGGCTCTGGATTTCCACGAAACTTTGTTCCGAGTTTTTCTTGGGGTGGCGCATCAGGATTTTCGACTTATTTGACCAAGAAAGCTTTTGAAACTACACGTATCGTAATGGCCCGAAGGGGAATTGAATTTGATGACAAAGAGCAATACATTTTAGAACATGTTTTTGAGGAAACTAGAAAGTGGCGTAAGGATTAA
- a CDS encoding TonB-dependent receptor produces the protein MIIQAQTGRLKGIVLDDYNLPVANVNIMVLDQATVTDATGFYQMTIPSGKKLTVTFTHISLKKVTATIVLRQNEDYEFNIQMNSVAEQMDEVIIVKGQRRRAEGITIIEPEIIRRIPGANAGVENIIKTLPGVYSNNELSTQYAVRGGNYDENLVYVNEIEVYRPFLVRSGQQEGLSFTNTDLVQNVDFSAGGFQAKYGDKLSSVLDITYRRPTKFAASAEVSLLGGSLSAEAVSKNQKWAAIAGVRYRDNSLLVNSQETETNFKPKFADFQANITYDASTRWQWSFLGNIAQNRYDYTPLSRQTNFGTIDEPIALQVFYEGQEKDRYDTYFGAIKSTFQATDNTTLKFIASAYSTLEQEYFDIFAGYFLGEVDSSIGSDSFGDIKFSRAIGTQLNHARNDLDAVIVNAEVKGFHKLDENEIEWGFKYTREDIRDRVVEWEVIDSAGFSINPPFSGSYNDQPYTPYKGPLVPYQNVRAMNSTIIDRLSGFVQWNRKSTIGEHQVWYNAGVRAHNWTVDDQINPTKNQTVFSPRAQFAIKPDWDKDMVFRVSGGLYHQPPSYRELRDADAKVISDVKAQQSIHLVLSNDYSFKLWDRPFKLISEAYYKSMSDVNTYTLDNVRIRYRADNNAEAYAYGADVRLNGEFVPGTESWLSFGYLKTEENIDDRGFIARPTDQRLKFGVLFQDYMPALPNVKLYLNLVYNTGLPGGSPSYADSYLYQSRLRDYRRADVGFNYVFTDNNNSRPEGHWLKKFKDLSAGLEIFNLFNNQNSITNTWVRDVYTKNQYGIPNYMTTRVFNFKISARL, from the coding sequence ATGATTATTCAGGCGCAAACGGGAAGATTAAAAGGAATAGTTTTAGACGATTACAATCTGCCCGTTGCCAATGTTAACATAATGGTCCTCGATCAAGCGACCGTTACCGATGCCACTGGTTTTTATCAGATGACAATTCCATCAGGCAAAAAGTTGACCGTAACTTTTACTCATATTTCGTTAAAGAAAGTGACCGCTACAATCGTTTTAAGGCAAAATGAAGATTATGAATTTAATATTCAAATGAATAGCGTTGCAGAGCAAATGGATGAAGTGATTATTGTAAAGGGTCAACGTCGTAGAGCCGAAGGAATTACGATTATAGAGCCAGAAATCATACGCAGGATTCCAGGCGCAAACGCGGGAGTAGAAAATATTATCAAGACACTTCCAGGAGTTTATTCTAATAATGAATTAAGTACACAATATGCCGTTCGTGGTGGAAATTACGATGAAAATCTTGTCTACGTAAACGAAATTGAAGTTTACAGACCATTTCTAGTTCGATCAGGACAACAAGAAGGATTAAGTTTTACAAATACTGATCTTGTTCAGAATGTAGATTTTTCTGCTGGTGGTTTTCAAGCAAAATATGGGGATAAACTATCGTCGGTATTGGATATAACTTACAGAAGGCCAACGAAATTTGCTGCTTCGGCCGAAGTGAGTTTACTGGGCGGAAGTCTTTCGGCAGAAGCCGTTTCAAAAAACCAAAAATGGGCGGCAATCGCGGGGGTGAGATACCGTGACAATAGTCTTTTGGTAAATAGCCAAGAAACAGAAACCAACTTCAAACCTAAATTTGCCGACTTTCAAGCTAATATTACCTACGATGCATCAACAAGATGGCAGTGGAGTTTTCTTGGAAATATAGCGCAGAATAGATATGACTATACGCCTCTAAGCAGGCAGACAAACTTTGGTACTATTGATGAGCCAATTGCACTTCAAGTGTTTTATGAAGGTCAGGAGAAAGATCGTTACGACACTTATTTTGGAGCTATTAAAAGTACTTTTCAAGCAACAGATAATACTACTCTAAAATTTATAGCTTCGGCATATAGCACTTTAGAACAAGAATATTTCGACATTTTTGCTGGATATTTCTTGGGAGAAGTTGATTCAAGTATTGGATCAGATTCTTTTGGAGATATAAAATTCAGTCGTGCTATTGGTACACAATTAAATCACGCTCGTAATGATCTTGATGCAGTAATTGTAAATGCAGAAGTAAAAGGATTTCATAAATTGGATGAAAATGAAATTGAATGGGGATTTAAGTATACTCGTGAAGATATTCGGGATCGAGTGGTGGAGTGGGAAGTGATTGATTCGGCAGGTTTTAGTATCAATCCACCATTTAGCGGAAGCTATAATGATCAACCTTACACTCCGTATAAGGGACCGCTTGTGCCATATCAGAATGTGAGAGCTATGAATTCTACAATTATCGATAGGCTTTCAGGTTTTGTACAGTGGAACAGAAAATCGACAATTGGCGAGCATCAAGTTTGGTATAATGCTGGAGTGCGAGCACACAATTGGACAGTTGATGACCAAATAAACCCAACAAAAAATCAAACAGTATTCAGCCCAAGAGCGCAATTTGCTATCAAACCTGATTGGGACAAGGATATGGTGTTTAGAGTTTCGGGAGGTCTGTACCATCAACCGCCGTCTTACCGTGAGTTGCGAGATGCTGATGCGAAAGTAATTTCGGATGTAAAAGCACAGCAATCTATACATCTAGTATTGAGTAATGATTATAGTTTCAAATTATGGGATCGCCCTTTCAAATTGATTTCTGAAGCATATTATAAATCAATGAGCGATGTAAATACTTACACCTTAGACAATGTTCGAATTCGCTACCGTGCAGATAATAATGCCGAGGCCTACGCATATGGAGCGGATGTAAGATTAAATGGTGAATTTGTTCCAGGCACCGAATCATGGTTGAGTTTTGGATATCTGAAAACCGAAGAAAATATCGACGATCGTGGATTCATTGCAAGACCAACAGATCAGCGATTGAAATTTGGAGTTTTGTTTCAAGATTATATGCCAGCATTGCCAAATGTCAAATTATACTTAAACCTAGTTTACAATACAGGATTGCCAGGAGGTTCACCTTCATATGCCGATTCATACCTCTATCAAAGTCGTCTGAGAGATTATCGCAGAGCTGATGTTGGATTTAATTACGTGTTTACTGACAACAATAATAGTAGACCGGAGGGGCATTGGTTAAAGAAATTTAAAGATCTATCTGCCGGTCTAGAGATTTTTAATCTCTTTAATAATCAAAATTCAATTACCAACACTTGGGTACGAGATGTGTATACTAAGAACCAATATGGTATTCCAAATTATATGACCACCCGTGTATTCAACTTTAAAATTTCGGCCAGGCTATAG
- a CDS encoding ABC transporter ATP-binding protein: MNYFKKILQFAIPYKRFAYLNIFFNILYALFSALSFVALMPMMTVLFKENAKVTQPPVYDGLFSIGDYFENYMSYYISNSTEMNGPMHTLTIMIAVIISMFLLKNLFNYLAMYFITFLRNGVLMDIRNAMYKKTVELPLEFYSEKRKGDVMSRISNDVFEIQHSFLSVLELIVREPLTILFTIIAMLAISVELTLFVFIFIPVSGYIISLVGKSLKRQSDRAQQEQGFFLSIIDETLGGLKVIKGFTSEGYFNSKFQGSTGRFNHLSNRILNRQNLSSPLSEFLGIAVIAILLWYGGNMVLVEGTLSGAAFIVYMGLSYNILTPAKAISKASYGVKKGNAAAERVLEVLEQENTIESKVDAIIKPTFANAIEIKNVNFAYEDETVLKDFSLTIPKGKVVALVGQSGSGKSTIANLLTRFYDVKDGSIAIDGTDIKDVELSSLRQLMGLVTQDSILFNDSIRVNVSLGKLDATDEEIIDALKIANAYEFVKDLPNGIHTNIGDSGNKLSGGQKQRLSIARAVLKNPPIMILDEATSALDTESERLVQQALENMMQNRTSIVIAHRLSTIQKADLIVVMQKGRIVEQGHHEELLAMDGTYRKLVTMQSFE; the protein is encoded by the coding sequence ATGAATTACTTCAAAAAAATTCTTCAATTTGCGATTCCCTACAAGAGATTCGCTTACTTGAATATCTTTTTCAACATCCTTTACGCACTCTTTAGTGCGCTATCGTTCGTGGCTTTGATGCCAATGATGACGGTATTATTCAAGGAAAATGCTAAGGTTACACAGCCGCCAGTTTATGACGGTTTGTTTTCGATAGGTGATTACTTCGAAAATTATATGAGCTATTATATCTCAAATAGTACAGAGATGAATGGCCCGATGCACACTTTGACTATTATGATTGCGGTGATTATTTCGATGTTTTTACTAAAGAATTTATTCAATTACCTGGCAATGTACTTTATCACATTTCTGAGAAATGGGGTTTTGATGGACATCAGAAATGCGATGTACAAAAAGACGGTCGAATTGCCATTGGAATTTTATTCCGAAAAAAGAAAAGGAGATGTGATGTCGAGAATTTCGAATGATGTTTTCGAAATTCAGCATTCGTTCTTATCAGTTTTAGAATTGATCGTTCGCGAACCATTAACGATTTTATTTACAATAATAGCGATGCTTGCCATTAGTGTAGAGCTAACATTATTTGTATTTATTTTTATTCCGGTTTCAGGTTATATTATCTCCCTTGTTGGAAAATCTTTAAAGAGACAATCGGATAGAGCTCAGCAAGAACAAGGTTTTTTTCTATCTATAATTGATGAAACTTTAGGCGGATTAAAAGTTATAAAAGGCTTTACATCTGAAGGGTATTTTAATTCGAAATTTCAAGGATCTACAGGTCGTTTTAATCATTTATCAAACAGAATTCTCAATAGGCAAAACCTTTCCTCTCCTTTGAGTGAGTTTTTAGGAATTGCAGTAATCGCGATCTTATTATGGTACGGAGGAAATATGGTTTTGGTAGAAGGAACCCTTAGTGGCGCTGCTTTTATCGTATATATGGGACTTTCGTATAATATATTGACACCTGCCAAAGCAATCTCGAAAGCTTCGTACGGAGTAAAAAAAGGAAATGCTGCGGCCGAAAGAGTTTTGGAAGTTTTAGAACAAGAAAACACGATTGAAAGTAAAGTCGATGCGATTATCAAACCAACTTTTGCAAATGCAATTGAGATAAAAAATGTAAACTTCGCTTACGAAGACGAAACAGTTTTAAAAGACTTTTCACTTACTATTCCAAAAGGAAAAGTTGTAGCACTTGTAGGGCAATCAGGAAGTGGAAAAAGTACTATTGCCAATTTGTTAACACGTTTTTATGATGTAAAAGACGGCAGCATTGCAATTGACGGCACAGATATCAAAGATGTCGAATTGTCATCGCTAAGACAATTAATGGGACTTGTTACTCAAGATAGTATTTTGTTCAACGACAGTATTCGCGTAAATGTGTCATTAGGAAAGCTAGATGCTACTGACGAAGAAATTATCGACGCCTTGAAAATCGCGAATGCTTACGAGTTTGTAAAAGACTTGCCCAACGGCATCCACACCAATATTGGTGACAGCGGAAACAAGCTTTCGGGCGGACAGAAACAACGATTATCTATTGCAAGGGCAGTATTGAAAAACCCTCCGATTATGATTCTTGACGAGGCTACTTCGGCACTTGATACCGAGAGCGAGAGACTTGTTCAGCAAGCGTTGGAAAATATGATGCAAAATAGGACTTCGATTGTAATTGCGCACCGACTTTCTACAATTCAGAAAGCAGATTTAATTGTTGTAATGCAAAAGGGCCGAATTGTAGAGCAAGGACATCACGAAGAATTACTCGCAATGGACGGAACATATCGAAAATTAGTAACGATGCAAAGTTTTGAATAA